In Dehalogenimonas etheniformans, one genomic interval encodes:
- a CDS encoding reductive dehalogenase, protein MSGFHSTVTRRDFMKGLGLVSAGIGGAMAAAPAFHDLDELMSSGVSTRKRAWWVKEVDEPTVEIDWSLMKRHYNYSTQSAAIVAAYPGLDRYNAEVATGPSPADRMKANQPGYRLRDQALASANGIGSGALGDTASDLKFGQKKVQTPEERGVPNWTGTPEEATIMIRAAMVFFGAADIGTAAIDEHHMKIIGLTGENPSISYYDKQPPTTVTKPIEFSKTNSKFSFDKTTGITYLPNVPLYSITYLIPQDSELNRMRPGTLGGVAQTRYRLREVPRACTQGFIQGLGYQSMLDEPYRAIPSNAGAVLGGLSENARHSIMSISPEFGAFGGYFDLLTTLPVEHTKPIDAGIWRFCQSCGLCADLCPSNSIVKKGEGDPSWEVTPSHEAKAHILPWEGIRTEGEFHKLGRKTYWTDMPQCQLWVRRNMNGERCNVCWGNCVFNGANGAMIHKVVKATASITPLFNSFFSAMHPTMGYGMKTEEEIERWWHSSLPAYGFDSTVYAKDMGY, encoded by the coding sequence ATGTCTGGTTTCCATAGTACAGTAACCCGCCGCGATTTTATGAAAGGTTTGGGATTGGTCAGTGCCGGTATCGGTGGTGCAATGGCAGCTGCCCCAGCCTTCCACGACCTGGACGAATTGATGTCATCCGGCGTGTCCACTCGGAAGCGTGCCTGGTGGGTTAAGGAAGTCGACGAACCAACCGTTGAAATAGACTGGTCCTTAATGAAGCGCCACTACAATTATAGCACTCAGTCAGCCGCAATCGTCGCGGCTTATCCCGGTCTGGATAGGTACAATGCCGAAGTAGCAACTGGCCCAAGCCCCGCCGATAGGATGAAGGCTAATCAGCCTGGCTACCGATTACGCGATCAGGCCTTAGCTTCAGCCAATGGCATCGGTTCCGGCGCCCTCGGTGATACGGCATCCGATCTTAAATTCGGCCAGAAGAAAGTCCAAACCCCCGAAGAGCGAGGGGTTCCAAATTGGACGGGTACGCCTGAAGAGGCGACCATAATGATTAGGGCGGCCATGGTTTTCTTCGGTGCAGCGGATATCGGCACGGCAGCCATCGATGAGCACCATATGAAAATAATCGGTTTGACCGGCGAAAATCCGAGTATTTCGTACTACGACAAACAACCTCCAACCACGGTAACAAAGCCGATTGAATTCTCCAAAACCAATTCGAAGTTCAGCTTCGACAAAACGACGGGTATAACTTATCTGCCCAATGTGCCTCTTTATAGCATTACCTATCTGATCCCCCAGGACAGTGAATTGAACCGGATGCGTCCCGGAACGCTGGGCGGTGTTGCCCAAACCCGTTATCGTTTACGTGAGGTACCACGTGCCTGCACACAAGGCTTCATCCAAGGGTTGGGATACCAGAGTATGCTTGATGAGCCATACCGTGCCATACCTTCTAACGCCGGGGCAGTACTTGGTGGCCTTTCCGAAAACGCACGGCACTCCATTATGTCCATCAGTCCTGAATTCGGTGCTTTTGGCGGTTACTTCGATCTGTTGACCACGCTGCCGGTAGAGCACACCAAACCGATCGATGCGGGTATCTGGCGCTTCTGCCAGAGTTGCGGTCTCTGTGCTGACCTTTGCCCGTCTAATTCGATCGTTAAAAAAGGCGAGGGGGATCCGAGCTGGGAAGTCACCCCGAGCCATGAGGCCAAAGCTCATATTCTGCCATGGGAAGGCATTCGGACGGAAGGGGAGTTTCATAAACTCGGCAGGAAAACCTACTGGACCGATATGCCGCAATGCCAGCTTTGGGTAAGACGAAATATGAATGGGGAAAGATGCAATGTTTGCTGGGGCAACTGCGTCTTCAACGGAGCTAATGGAGCCATGATCCACAAGGTGGTCAAGGCAACAGCGTCCATCACACCATTGTTCAACAGCTTCTTCTCGGCCATGCATCCCACGATGGGGTATGGTATGAAGACGGAAGAAGAGATTGAAAGGTGGTGGCATTCATCACTGCCAGCATACGGCTTTGATTCCACAGTCTACGCAAAGGACATGGGATACTAA
- a CDS encoding reductive dehalogenase, which translates to MSSFHSTVSRREFMKGLGLVSAGAMGAMAGAPAFHDLDELAASGGERKRAWWIKEVHEPTVEMDWSLVKRVHGGHSTQSAAVTARYVGLEKYNAMAKTEAPDVDRCKANEPGYLLRDLALSAANGGTYSGISLAGVTGGVGGVIPTCEADKFGRKKVKTPEQLGVPKWTGTPEEGFKMLRAAMVFFGAMDFGAEELNKNLVGLSGDNPTVGDYNKEPKSSTIKPIVFANQPTFTWSGPTDNITTIPDGIQLHSISYLIPHDLELNRRRPTKLGQTAQTRYRMRRETTTCTQDFIHGLGYQSMADVPYRCMPSGASAVLTGLAENSRHSIMAINPTYGAYGGLFDMLTDLPLANSHPIDAGIWKFCQSCGICAEKCPSGSIQRKGDGEPSYDVRPSATTPVEKFTSPYWSTLRQDAGGEFHKLGRKSFWTDMPTCQLYVRSVAVCNRCWGNCVFNGANLGMIHAIVKGTAATTPLFNSFFATMHETFGYNMLEGEAVETWWDMSRPSYGFNSALFATHTSYG; encoded by the coding sequence ATGTCTAGTTTCCACAGCACAGTCAGTCGCCGAGAATTCATGAAAGGCCTCGGCCTCGTAAGCGCCGGAGCCATGGGCGCTATGGCTGGCGCCCCGGCATTCCATGACCTAGACGAGCTGGCAGCATCCGGCGGCGAACGCAAACGCGCCTGGTGGATCAAGGAAGTTCATGAACCTACCGTTGAAATGGACTGGAGCCTGGTAAAGCGCGTTCATGGCGGTCATTCCACACAGTCCGCAGCGGTTACCGCCAGGTATGTCGGTCTTGAGAAATACAACGCCATGGCCAAGACCGAAGCGCCTGATGTTGACCGGTGTAAAGCCAATGAGCCGGGTTACTTGTTACGTGATTTGGCTCTCAGCGCGGCCAACGGTGGTACTTATTCGGGTATCTCACTGGCCGGTGTTACTGGCGGCGTCGGCGGCGTTATCCCAACCTGCGAAGCTGATAAATTCGGACGCAAGAAGGTCAAGACGCCCGAGCAGCTCGGTGTGCCCAAGTGGACCGGTACCCCGGAAGAAGGTTTTAAGATGCTGCGGGCGGCTATGGTGTTCTTTGGAGCCATGGACTTCGGCGCAGAAGAACTGAACAAAAACCTGGTCGGCCTCTCGGGTGATAACCCGACCGTTGGGGACTATAACAAGGAACCGAAGTCGTCCACGATCAAACCGATCGTTTTTGCCAACCAGCCTACCTTTACGTGGTCGGGTCCAACCGACAACATCACAACGATCCCGGATGGAATTCAGCTTCATTCGATCAGCTACCTGATCCCCCATGACCTTGAACTCAACCGGCGCCGGCCGACGAAACTCGGTCAGACTGCCCAAACGCGCTACCGCATGCGGCGCGAAACAACCACCTGCACCCAGGACTTCATCCATGGTCTCGGCTACCAGAGCATGGCTGATGTCCCTTACCGCTGCATGCCATCAGGCGCATCTGCCGTTTTGACCGGTTTGGCTGAAAACTCCCGCCATTCTATTATGGCCATTAACCCCACTTACGGCGCTTATGGCGGCCTGTTCGATATGCTGACCGACCTGCCACTGGCGAACTCGCACCCGATTGATGCCGGCATCTGGAAGTTCTGCCAATCCTGCGGCATCTGCGCAGAGAAGTGCCCTTCTGGTTCGATCCAAAGGAAGGGCGATGGCGAACCTTCCTACGATGTCCGCCCAAGTGCCACCACGCCTGTCGAAAAGTTTACCTCTCCTTACTGGTCAACTCTGCGCCAGGACGCCGGTGGCGAATTCCACAAGCTAGGCCGTAAGAGCTTTTGGACCGATATGCCTACATGCCAGCTTTACGTGAGATCAGTTGCTGTTTGCAACCGCTGCTGGGGCAATTGCGTGTTCAATGGCGCCAACCTCGGCATGATTCACGCGATTGTAAAAGGTACAGCAGCCACCACGCCCCTTTTCAATTCTTTCTTCGCCACCATGCATGAGACATTCGGGTACAACATGCTTGAAGGAGAAGCGGTTGAAACCTGGTGGGATATGTCCCGACCGTCTTATGGCTTCAACTCCGCTCTCTTTGCGACTCATACCAGCTACGGCTAA
- a CDS encoding radical SAM protein, producing MNLVLTRACSNSCPYCFESAEREDGRRGAISLENVATFVKWASNSRLDYLSLLGGEPFLHPKLSTIVKMFRQASPGTSIRILSGGIFNKELLDELPPQEISIVFNINEPRDYRNPKHLNKVINNVEAALKKGFKVSIGFNVWRLDFDPDFIPNLARQFGLSRFTWTVANPIRGIESKVVPTTEFPALAERCMVMLRKAAALNLEANLDCPVPLCFFKDSDLAWIRQYHPGTASGMGPCAPVLDVTPELEVLRCFALSKSVRLKLTDFHSEKEIEDWFMKHLDTQFLGTGCFDYCAECPHFQKGRCYGGCLACHGYGQPGETDLSAATLEKTMHQAIEAGNADLALSLYKKASFWSKTDLATFAAAVAASKSGDWTAAYHYAIDANNRAHDPVFMRMIGDFITHVVAPNLKEGTSYCAEQNRAGFISCPSQTSVPPKLVSK from the coding sequence ATGAACCTTGTTTTAACGAGAGCCTGTTCAAACTCCTGCCCTTATTGCTTTGAATCCGCAGAACGCGAAGACGGTAGGCGAGGCGCCATTTCCCTCGAGAATGTTGCCACGTTTGTGAAATGGGCATCCAATTCCAGGTTGGACTACCTATCGCTATTGGGAGGCGAGCCATTTCTCCATCCCAAGCTATCGACAATTGTGAAAATGTTCCGCCAGGCTTCACCTGGTACTTCTATACGAATTCTCAGCGGCGGCATTTTCAATAAAGAACTCCTGGATGAACTGCCTCCCCAGGAGATCTCGATCGTTTTCAATATCAATGAGCCAAGGGACTACCGCAATCCGAAGCATCTCAATAAAGTGATCAATAACGTCGAAGCCGCTCTGAAAAAAGGCTTCAAGGTTTCCATCGGTTTCAACGTATGGCGCCTGGATTTCGATCCTGATTTTATTCCCAACTTGGCTAGGCAATTCGGATTGTCAAGGTTCACCTGGACGGTCGCCAATCCGATTCGGGGAATTGAATCGAAAGTCGTGCCTACAACGGAATTCCCTGCTCTTGCCGAACGTTGTATGGTCATGCTGAGAAAAGCAGCAGCCTTGAACCTCGAAGCCAATCTTGATTGTCCTGTACCGCTATGTTTTTTCAAGGACAGCGACCTGGCGTGGATCAGGCAGTATCATCCCGGGACTGCTTCAGGCATGGGACCCTGCGCCCCGGTGCTCGACGTTACTCCAGAACTCGAAGTTCTGCGTTGCTTTGCTTTGTCCAAATCAGTTCGGCTTAAGTTGACCGATTTTCACTCGGAAAAAGAGATTGAAGACTGGTTCATGAAGCATCTCGACACCCAATTTCTGGGTACCGGCTGTTTTGACTATTGCGCTGAGTGCCCTCACTTTCAGAAAGGCCGGTGTTATGGTGGTTGCCTGGCCTGCCATGGCTATGGGCAACCGGGTGAAACAGATTTAAGCGCTGCAACCTTAGAGAAAACAATGCACCAGGCTATCGAAGCCGGAAACGCAGATCTGGCATTAAGTCTTTATAAAAAAGCTAGTTTCTGGTCAAAAACAGACCTGGCGACTTTTGCAGCCGCGGTAGCAGCCTCGAAATCCGGAGACTGGACCGCGGCTTATCACTACGCCATCGATGCTAATAATCGGGCTCATGATCCGGTTTTCATGCGGATGATCGGGGATTTTATTACTCACGTCGTTGCTCCTAATTTAAAGGAAGGGACGTCTTATTGTGCCGAACAAAATAGGGCGGGTTTCATTTCTTGCCCGAGCCAGACCTCCGTACCGCCCAAATTAGTTAGTAAGTAA
- a CDS encoding reductive dehalogenase has translation MSLFHSTVSRRQFMKALGLAGAGVGGAALVAPTFHDLDELSASGDSMQKHPWYVKERERLDPAVELDWDLMERYDRRYMGQCSNIRAKYYGKDYILKIGAASAALQAQRMKANTPGFGHKWEALRTGLSQANRWSVSFLGPEIDGKINVTTPESLGVPKWQGTPEENSKMMVAAIRLFGMAELGSNNLDSKWRTKLVAKNEKGSATGDKYIDTDPANVPDSAARPIVYEDVAEPYYTTTKWVIPNKDLNVLYLGGPEPRETDRTYPSRISKSNLVANSGTRNMAFYSTYQFMRALGYNMFGGTGHGTDCFQTPGVAVMTGKAENARMTNWVISAWGPRSTDLAQITDMPLAETHPIDAGKWKFCQTCGICADTCPSNSIPKLDFGPPTYEMPAINGKPDTQHATGRKVYYFNGSSCNNYSKEAIPGSGCSACAANCTFSTGEGAMVHEVLKSAIPTVGIFNPFLATMGRTFGYGAFKDPEEWWNSSLPQFGINSTFTALDGGYRK, from the coding sequence ATGTCCCTGTTCCATAGCACGGTTTCTCGAAGGCAATTCATGAAAGCCCTCGGTCTGGCTGGTGCCGGCGTCGGCGGAGCCGCTTTGGTTGCCCCGACTTTCCATGATCTTGATGAACTATCGGCATCCGGCGATTCCATGCAGAAACATCCCTGGTACGTTAAAGAGCGCGAACGGCTCGATCCAGCAGTTGAACTGGACTGGGACCTGATGGAGCGGTACGACCGCCGTTATATGGGTCAGTGTTCCAATATCCGCGCCAAGTATTATGGCAAAGACTATATTCTCAAGATCGGCGCAGCCTCAGCAGCACTGCAGGCTCAGAGGATGAAGGCTAATACCCCCGGTTTCGGCCACAAATGGGAAGCCCTCAGAACCGGTCTCAGCCAGGCCAACCGGTGGTCTGTGTCGTTTCTCGGTCCCGAAATTGATGGAAAGATCAACGTGACCACTCCTGAATCACTGGGTGTACCCAAGTGGCAGGGCACACCTGAAGAGAACTCCAAGATGATGGTTGCAGCCATCAGGCTGTTCGGCATGGCAGAACTCGGGTCAAACAACCTGGACAGCAAATGGCGCACCAAGCTGGTGGCTAAAAATGAAAAGGGCAGCGCGACGGGTGATAAATATATCGATACTGATCCGGCAAATGTACCGGATTCAGCCGCCAGGCCTATCGTATATGAGGACGTCGCCGAACCTTACTACACAACCACGAAATGGGTAATCCCGAACAAAGATCTAAACGTATTGTATCTCGGCGGGCCTGAACCGAGAGAGACCGACCGGACATATCCTTCCAGGATCTCCAAGTCGAACCTGGTAGCCAACTCCGGCACCCGCAACATGGCTTTCTATAGCACCTACCAGTTTATGAGGGCTCTGGGCTACAACATGTTCGGCGGTACCGGCCATGGCACCGACTGCTTCCAGACCCCCGGCGTCGCCGTCATGACCGGTAAGGCGGAAAATGCCCGTATGACCAACTGGGTGATTTCCGCCTGGGGTCCCCGATCGACCGATCTGGCTCAGATTACCGATATGCCTCTGGCCGAGACGCATCCGATAGACGCCGGCAAGTGGAAATTCTGCCAAACCTGCGGTATCTGCGCAGACACCTGTCCGTCTAATTCCATTCCAAAATTAGATTTCGGCCCACCGACCTACGAAATGCCGGCGATCAACGGTAAACCTGATACCCAGCATGCCACTGGACGTAAGGTTTACTATTTCAACGGCTCCTCCTGCAACAACTACAGCAAGGAAGCCATTCCCGGTTCCGGCTGCAGCGCCTGCGCGGCGAACTGCACTTTCTCCACCGGCGAAGGCGCAATGGTCCACGAGGTACTGAAGTCGGCAATTCCTACTGTCGGTATCTTCAATCCCTTCCTTGCCACCATGGGCAGAACCTTTGGCTACGGCGCTTTCAAGGATCCGGAAGAATGGTGGAATTCTTCCCTGCCCCAGTTCGGTATCAACAGCACCTTCACCGCTTTGGATGGCGGTTACCGCAAATAG
- a CDS encoding CopD family protein, with the protein MDYTVPLLWIHLSAIVTWIGLWFNTLLAFNSLRRFVPDSARASFISTLRKRYLTITWAAIAVFIVTGTILMETNENYPGFGHFFDNSWATLVVLKHIIVIIMLAVSFTLLYGILPRMATAIIGGDKLGEERLLRREKLAVAALATLGLAVLLIIVTVAELPESGETAALVGCLL; encoded by the coding sequence ATGGATTATACCGTACCACTGCTTTGGATACATTTGTCGGCAATAGTCACGTGGATTGGCCTGTGGTTCAACACCTTGCTCGCATTTAACAGTCTCCGTCGGTTTGTTCCCGACTCCGCCAGAGCCAGCTTTATTTCCACGTTACGCAAACGCTATCTGACCATCACATGGGCGGCAATCGCTGTTTTTATCGTTACCGGTACGATCCTTATGGAGACCAACGAGAATTACCCGGGATTTGGTCATTTCTTCGATAATTCGTGGGCGACACTGGTAGTTTTGAAACATATCATCGTGATTATAATGCTGGCGGTAAGTTTTACTTTGCTTTACGGCATCCTGCCGCGAATGGCCACCGCTATCATCGGGGGAGACAAACTCGGGGAGGAACGGTTGCTGAGGCGGGAAAAGCTGGCTGTTGCAGCGCTGGCGACCTTGGGGCTCGCGGTTTTGCTGATCATCGTTACAGTCGCCGAACTACCGGAATCCGGTGAAACCGCGGCTTTGGTTGGTTGTCTGCTGTAG
- the gltA gene encoding NADPH-dependent glutamate synthase: MNEKASVKKAKAKIDLNRVAMPKQRAESRRQNFSEVATGYTADDATREASRCIECKARNCVAGCPVAIDIPQFVSAVKTGDFATADKIIKQTNALPGICGRVCPQESQCEAVCSLAKKKAPVAIGRLERFVADWELSHRTDAPTTIAPSSNGKKVAVIGSGPSGLTCAAELARLGHAVTIFESLHVAGGVLMYGIPEFRLPKSIVQTEIEYVKSLGVEIVLNAVVGKTFTIDELFEDGFRAVFLGTGAGLPLFLNIENENAPGVYSANEFLSRVNLMKAYRFPEFDTPLKVGNEVAVIGGGNVAMDAARCAVRLGAKVTVVYRRSREEMPARLEEVENAEEEGINFLFLTNPVSFQVDERKWVSGMTCQKMTLGEPDASGRRRPVPIDGSEFNLPVDMVVVALGTRPNPLIARSAPDLAFASKGTVIADESTGLTRKSAVWAGGDIVTGSATVISAMGAGKAAARDIDRYLASL, translated from the coding sequence ATGAACGAAAAAGCAAGCGTTAAAAAAGCCAAAGCCAAGATCGATTTGAATCGCGTCGCCATGCCGAAGCAGCGGGCAGAGTCGCGGCGTCAGAATTTTTCGGAGGTCGCGACCGGGTATACTGCTGATGATGCTACAAGAGAAGCTTCGCGTTGCATCGAGTGTAAAGCCCGCAATTGCGTGGCTGGTTGCCCGGTAGCTATCGACATTCCACAATTTGTCTCGGCTGTTAAGACCGGGGATTTCGCGACCGCTGACAAAATCATCAAACAGACCAACGCTCTGCCGGGGATCTGTGGGCGTGTTTGCCCCCAGGAATCCCAATGCGAAGCGGTTTGCAGCCTGGCCAAGAAAAAGGCCCCGGTCGCCATTGGCCGTTTGGAGCGCTTTGTGGCCGATTGGGAACTAAGTCATCGCACAGATGCACCAACCACTATTGCTCCCTCAAGCAACGGTAAAAAAGTAGCCGTCATCGGTTCAGGTCCCTCCGGTTTGACCTGCGCTGCTGAATTGGCGAGGCTCGGCCACGCTGTCACAATTTTTGAGTCTCTTCACGTTGCTGGCGGTGTCTTGATGTACGGCATTCCAGAGTTCCGGTTGCCCAAGAGCATTGTTCAAACAGAGATTGAATACGTCAAGAGCCTCGGGGTCGAGATCGTTCTGAACGCGGTTGTTGGCAAAACCTTCACCATCGACGAACTTTTCGAAGACGGCTTTCGGGCTGTCTTTTTGGGCACGGGAGCGGGGTTGCCCCTTTTCCTAAATATCGAGAATGAGAATGCGCCCGGGGTTTATTCGGCCAACGAATTCCTGTCCCGGGTCAACCTTATGAAAGCCTACCGTTTCCCAGAATTCGATACGCCTCTCAAGGTCGGCAATGAAGTCGCTGTAATTGGCGGCGGAAATGTCGCCATGGATGCCGCCCGTTGTGCTGTCCGTCTCGGCGCGAAAGTCACGGTGGTGTACCGCCGGAGCCGTGAAGAAATGCCGGCCCGCCTCGAGGAAGTGGAAAACGCCGAAGAGGAAGGCATCAATTTCCTCTTCTTGACCAACCCAGTCTCGTTTCAGGTAGATGAACGGAAATGGGTTTCAGGAATGACCTGCCAGAAGATGACGTTGGGAGAGCCTGACGCCTCGGGCAGGCGGCGGCCCGTACCGATCGATGGCTCCGAATTCAACCTTCCTGTAGACATGGTCGTAGTCGCTTTAGGCACTCGACCTAATCCGCTCATTGCCCGGTCTGCGCCTGATTTGGCCTTTGCTAGCAAGGGCACGGTCATTGCCGACGAATCGACCGGCCTGACCAGGAAAAGCGCCGTCTGGGCCGGTGGTGATATCGTCACCGGATCGGCGACGGTTATCTCCGCGATGGGCGCTGGCAAGGCTGCGGCGCGAGATATCGATCGCTACCTCGCCTCGTTGTAA
- a CDS encoding sulfide/dihydroorotate dehydrogenase-like FAD/NAD-binding protein: MYPIISTEELVPRVRLYRISAPRIAKKAAAGQFVIVRVGENGERIPLTIADWDAHEGSISIVFMEVGTTTTKLSRLQDGDAVVDIVGPLGNPTEIENFGTVCLMAGGFATATIMPIARAMKTAGNRVVTIVGARNKDLLFWRDRLSSVSDELIITTDDGSAGRKGVVTEPIKEMLERGEHIDRVIAIGPSIMMKFSALTTKPFGIKTIVSMNPIMIDGTGMCGCCRVSVNGQTRFACVDGPEFDAHAIDWDNFMARQRTYVEEEKRSLEICRCPKS, translated from the coding sequence TTGTATCCCATAATCTCAACCGAAGAATTGGTGCCCAGGGTTCGGCTTTACCGGATATCCGCACCACGAATCGCTAAAAAAGCCGCCGCCGGCCAGTTTGTTATCGTGCGCGTTGGTGAAAATGGCGAGCGCATACCCTTGACCATCGCGGACTGGGACGCCCATGAAGGCAGCATCTCCATCGTTTTCATGGAGGTCGGCACCACCACCACCAAGCTCAGCCGCCTTCAGGATGGAGATGCCGTCGTCGATATCGTAGGACCGCTCGGCAATCCCACCGAAATCGAAAATTTCGGCACCGTCTGCCTTATGGCTGGCGGTTTCGCCACCGCTACCATCATGCCGATCGCACGGGCCATGAAAACCGCCGGTAACCGGGTGGTTACCATCGTGGGGGCCCGTAACAAAGACCTGCTTTTTTGGCGGGACCGGCTTTCCTCCGTGTCGGACGAACTGATCATTACCACCGACGACGGATCGGCGGGGCGAAAAGGTGTAGTCACCGAGCCAATTAAGGAGATGCTGGAGCGCGGCGAGCATATCGATCGTGTTATCGCCATCGGTCCTAGCATTATGATGAAGTTTTCAGCGCTGACGACAAAACCCTTTGGGATAAAAACTATCGTATCGATGAATCCGATTATGATCGATGGCACCGGCATGTGCGGTTGCTGCCGCGTTTCGGTCAACGGACAAACGCGTTTCGCCTGCGTCGACGGACCCGAGTTCGATGCCCACGCAATCGATTGGGACAATTTCATGGCCCGCCAGCGCACTTATGTCGAGGAAGAAAAGCGGTCCTTGGAAATCTGCCGGTGTCCAAAGTCTTGA
- a CDS encoding nuclear transport factor 2 family protein produces MRADNETRSIINNLLEQYKAAVESRNADAIIALTTNDPNMLNIGPGKDEMSIGTGQLKEYYQKLFATADTVTLKYGYTTIKSNGNVAWVSSHLWETLKKGANRQLALDMRMTAVFEKIENKWGFSEMHFSIPSEVKMPEPSAEEKAAEEAAAAAAKAAEEAKKKAEEDKKKAEMKADEPPTDQSFFDYY; encoded by the coding sequence TTGAGAGCCGACAACGAAACCAGGAGCATCATCAATAATCTATTAGAGCAGTACAAGGCGGCAGTTGAATCCAGGAATGCCGACGCTATTATTGCTCTAACAACTAATGATCCTAACATGCTGAACATCGGACCCGGCAAAGATGAGATGAGCATCGGCACTGGTCAGCTGAAAGAATACTACCAGAAACTGTTTGCAACAGCTGACACGGTCACTCTGAAATACGGCTACACTACAATCAAATCCAACGGCAACGTCGCCTGGGTCTCCAGCCATTTATGGGAGACGTTGAAAAAAGGTGCGAACCGCCAACTTGCGCTCGACATGCGCATGACCGCCGTTTTTGAGAAGATCGAAAACAAATGGGGATTCAGCGAGATGCACTTCTCGATCCCATCGGAAGTGAAGATGCCCGAGCCCTCGGCTGAAGAGAAGGCCGCCGAGGAAGCCGCCGCCGCCGCCGCCAAAGCAGCGGAGGAAGCCAAAAAGAAGGCCGAAGAAGACAAGAAGAAAGCGGAGATGAAGGCCGACGAACCCCCGACCGACCAATCATTCTTCGATTATTACTAA
- a CDS encoding DUF3096 domain-containing protein, whose amino-acid sequence MKIIGFPDMAGLVPGIVLLLVGILILIFPKIINYLIGAAMILAGIGWLAGGNPLAGIVSILFGILVFIFPTILNYLVAAYLVLVGIWLLINSAVIIGIISLLAGIIILLAPEILNILFAIYLIVAGAIAIGHYYGWF is encoded by the coding sequence ATGAAAATCATCGGCTTCCCGGACATGGCTGGCCTGGTCCCGGGCATAGTTCTCCTACTTGTGGGTATTCTTATACTTATCTTCCCCAAGATTATAAACTACCTTATTGGGGCCGCGATGATCCTGGCCGGTATCGGTTGGCTTGCCGGGGGTAACCCCCTGGCTGGGATTGTTTCGATCCTATTCGGCATCCTGGTTTTCATTTTCCCGACGATACTGAACTATCTCGTCGCGGCTTACCTTGTGTTAGTCGGCATCTGGCTGTTGATTAATAGCGCGGTGATCATCGGCATAATTTCGCTGTTGGCCGGCATCATCATACTTTTGGCACCCGAAATTCTGAACATCCTTTTTGCAATCTACTTGATCGTGGCGGGCGCGATAGCCATCGGACATTACTATGGCTGGTTCTAA
- the msrB gene encoding peptide-methionine (R)-S-oxide reductase MsrB, with product MDDTVRIYDAKKKTVEAVARIDRTDAEWQRLLTKKQYEITTRNGTEAPGSMTFDDVHGPGVFKCVRCGTDLFKYSTKFESGTGWPSFYEPVSPLNVVLQPDHSFGMTRTEVLCARCRSHLGHVFDDGPPPTGKRYCMNGYALRFVPDSQ from the coding sequence ATGGACGATACCGTCCGTATCTACGACGCTAAAAAGAAAACAGTCGAAGCCGTCGCCAGGATCGATAGGACCGATGCCGAGTGGCAGAGGCTGCTAACTAAAAAACAATACGAGATCACCACCAGGAACGGTACCGAGGCTCCCGGCAGCATGACTTTCGATGACGTCCATGGACCGGGCGTCTTCAAATGCGTCCGCTGCGGCACCGACCTGTTCAAATACTCTACGAAGTTCGAATCAGGCACCGGCTGGCCAAGTTTCTACGAACCAGTCTCGCCCCTGAACGTCGTGTTGCAGCCCGATCACTCGTTTGGCATGACCCGGACCGAGGTCCTGTGCGCCCGGTGCAGGTCGCACTTGGGACATGTCTTCGATGACGGACCGCCACCCACCGGCAAGCGCTATTGCATGAACGGGTACGCCCTGAGATTTGTGCCCGATAGCCAGTAG
- a CDS encoding VOC family protein → MLGNKIAYAVLPAVDIKRARKFYVEKLGLKVMMEDPSPGIMLMAGEGSMIYLYQRGPTKADHTVLEFKVDDIDAEMKDLRDKGVKFEEYDIPSMGIKTINGVATMGSGMDTEKAAWFKDSEGNILGLGQMSQAVMDKAMMQKSMMEMGTPQKASMRK, encoded by the coding sequence ATGCTAGGTAACAAAATAGCGTACGCGGTTCTGCCCGCGGTTGATATCAAGAGGGCGCGGAAATTCTATGTGGAAAAACTCGGCTTGAAAGTGATGATGGAAGACCCGTCTCCGGGCATTATGCTCATGGCTGGCGAGGGCTCCATGATCTACCTCTATCAGAGAGGGCCTACCAAGGCCGACCACACCGTCCTGGAGTTCAAAGTGGATGACATCGACGCCGAGATGAAGGACCTCCGGGACAAGGGCGTCAAATTCGAAGAATATGACATCCCCTCAATGGGCATCAAGACGATCAACGGCGTTGCCACCATGGGTTCCGGTATGGATACGGAGAAAGCTGCCTGGTTCAAGGACTCCGAAGGCAATATTCTGGGCTTGGGGCAGATGTCACAGGCCGTTATGGACAAAGCCATGATGCAAAAATCCATGATGGAAATGGGCACGCCTCAAAAAGCATCAATGAGGAAATAA